A DNA window from Chelativorans sp. AA-79 contains the following coding sequences:
- the alaS gene encoding alanine--tRNA ligase, with the protein MSGVNDIRSTFLDYFKKNGHEVVASGPLVPRNDPTLMFTNAGMVQFKNVFTGLETRPYSRATTAQKCVRAGGKHNDLDNVGYTARHHTFFEMLGNFSFGDYFKDVAIELAWNLVTREFGLDPKRLLVTVYHTDDEAAGHWRKISGLSDDRIIRIPTSDNFWAMGDTGPCGPCSEIFYDHGEGIPGGPPGSPDEDGDRFIEIWNLVFMQYEQVSRDERIDLPRPSIDTGMGLERVAAVLQGVHDNYEIDLFKALIHATEEALGARAEGERRPSYKVIADHLRASSFLIADGVLPSNEGRGYVLRRIMRRAMRHAQLLGADEPLMWRLVPALVREMGQAYPELVRGGPLITETLKLEETRFRKTLARGLNLLSDATEGMGEGARLDGETAFKLYDTYGFPLDLTQDALRQRGVTVDLEGFNAAMERQKAEARANWAGSGEAATEVVWFTVKDRAGASDFLGYETEEAEGVITALVRDGAMVDTAVAGEEVAVVANQTPFYGESGGQVGDAGVIEGEDFAIEVRDTQKRGEGLLVHFGRVAEGTVKPGAEVALRVDHERRRRIRANHSATHLLHEALREVLGTHVAQKGSLVAPERLRFDFSHPKPISEEELARIEDLANEVVLQNAPVVTRLMAVDDAIAEGAMALFGEKYGDEVRVVSMGRAMAGEKAGKTYSIELCGGTHVAATGDIGLLHIVSEGAVAAGVRRIEALTGAAARHHLDEQERRLKTAASVLKVSPGDVLPRLEALVEERRKLERELSEARKKLALGGGAGTGDGDRKEEVGGIGFIGRVVEGISPRDLKPLADEGKKSLGSGVVVFVGTSEEGKASVVVGVTEDLTGRFSAVDLVRKASAAIGGQGGGGRPDMAQAGGPDASNAAAAVEAVRTALAG; encoded by the coding sequence ATGAGTGGCGTCAACGACATCCGGTCGACCTTCCTCGACTATTTCAAGAAGAACGGACACGAAGTGGTGGCGTCCGGTCCGCTCGTGCCGCGCAACGACCCGACCCTCATGTTCACCAATGCCGGCATGGTGCAGTTCAAGAACGTCTTCACCGGCCTGGAGACGCGGCCCTACAGCCGCGCCACCACGGCGCAGAAATGCGTGCGCGCCGGCGGCAAGCACAACGACCTCGACAATGTCGGCTACACGGCGCGCCACCACACCTTCTTCGAGATGCTGGGCAACTTCTCCTTCGGCGACTACTTCAAGGATGTCGCCATCGAGCTTGCCTGGAACCTGGTGACCCGGGAATTCGGTCTCGACCCGAAGCGCCTCCTGGTCACCGTCTACCACACCGATGACGAGGCGGCGGGACACTGGAGGAAGATCTCCGGCCTTTCGGACGACCGCATCATCCGCATTCCCACCAGCGACAATTTCTGGGCCATGGGCGATACCGGCCCGTGCGGGCCCTGTTCGGAGATCTTCTACGATCACGGCGAGGGCATTCCCGGCGGTCCCCCCGGAAGCCCGGATGAGGACGGCGACCGCTTCATCGAGATCTGGAACCTCGTCTTCATGCAGTATGAGCAGGTGAGCCGGGACGAGCGGATCGACCTGCCGCGCCCGTCGATCGACACCGGCATGGGGCTCGAGCGCGTCGCCGCGGTGCTGCAGGGCGTGCACGACAATTACGAGATCGACCTGTTCAAGGCGCTCATCCATGCCACGGAAGAGGCTCTCGGAGCGCGGGCGGAAGGCGAGCGGCGCCCGAGCTACAAGGTGATCGCCGACCATCTGCGCGCGTCGAGCTTTCTCATCGCTGACGGCGTCCTGCCTTCCAATGAAGGACGCGGCTACGTGCTGCGGCGCATCATGCGCCGCGCCATGCGCCATGCGCAGCTTCTGGGGGCCGACGAGCCGCTGATGTGGCGCCTCGTGCCCGCGCTGGTGCGCGAGATGGGCCAGGCCTATCCGGAACTCGTGCGCGGGGGACCGCTGATCACCGAGACGCTGAAGCTGGAGGAGACCCGGTTCCGCAAGACGCTGGCGCGCGGCCTGAACCTCCTTTCCGACGCGACCGAGGGCATGGGTGAGGGCGCCCGGCTCGATGGCGAGACGGCCTTCAAGCTCTACGACACCTACGGCTTCCCGCTCGACCTCACGCAGGACGCGCTGCGCCAGCGCGGCGTCACCGTCGATCTCGAAGGCTTCAACGCCGCGATGGAGCGCCAGAAGGCGGAGGCCCGCGCCAATTGGGCGGGTTCGGGCGAGGCCGCCACGGAAGTCGTCTGGTTCACGGTGAAGGACAGGGCCGGAGCGTCGGATTTCCTGGGCTATGAGACCGAGGAAGCCGAAGGCGTGATCACCGCGCTCGTTCGGGACGGTGCGATGGTCGACACCGCCGTCGCGGGCGAGGAGGTGGCCGTCGTCGCCAACCAGACGCCCTTTTATGGCGAGTCCGGCGGACAGGTGGGCGATGCGGGCGTGATCGAAGGCGAGGATTTCGCCATCGAGGTGCGGGACACCCAGAAGAGGGGCGAGGGGCTGCTCGTCCATTTCGGCAGGGTGGCCGAGGGAACCGTGAAGCCGGGCGCAGAGGTGGCGCTGCGGGTCGATCATGAGCGCCGTCGCCGCATCCGCGCGAACCACTCCGCGACCCATCTCCTGCACGAGGCGCTGCGCGAGGTGCTGGGCACGCATGTCGCCCAGAAGGGCTCGCTCGTGGCGCCGGAACGGCTGCGCTTCGACTTCTCCCACCCCAAGCCCATCTCGGAGGAGGAGCTTGCCCGTATCGAGGACCTCGCCAACGAGGTCGTGCTGCAGAACGCACCGGTGGTCACGCGGCTGATGGCCGTCGACGACGCGATCGCGGAAGGTGCGATGGCGCTCTTCGGCGAGAAATACGGCGACGAGGTCCGCGTCGTCTCCATGGGCCGGGCCATGGCGGGCGAGAAGGCCGGCAAGACCTACTCGATCGAACTCTGCGGTGGCACCCATGTGGCGGCCACCGGCGATATCGGTCTTCTCCACATCGTCTCGGAGGGAGCTGTCGCGGCCGGCGTTCGCCGCATCGAGGCGCTCACGGGTGCTGCTGCGCGCCATCATCTGGATGAGCAGGAGCGCCGCCTGAAGACCGCCGCGTCGGTTCTCAAGGTTTCGCCCGGCGACGTGCTGCCGCGGCTCGAGGCGCTTGTGGAAGAGCGGCGCAAGCTGGAGCGGGAGCTTTCCGAGGCGCGCAAGAAGCTGGCCCTCGGCGGCGGTGCAGGCACCGGAGATGGCGACCGGAAGGAAGAGGTGGGCGGTATCGGCTTCATCGGCCGCGTGGTCGAGGGCATTTCGCCCAGGGACCTGAAGCCGCTCGCCGACGAAGGCAAGAAGTCGCTCGGCTCCGGCGTGGTCGTCTTCGTCGGCACCTCGGAGGAGGGCAAGGCCAGCGTCGTCGTCGGCGTCACCGAAGACCTCACCGGCCGTTTCAGCGCCGTCGATCTGGTCCGCAAGGCCTCCGCCGCGATCGGCGGGCAAGGCGGCGGCGGCCGGCCCGACATGGCCCAGGCCGGCGGGCCGGACGCATCCAATGCCGCCGCCGCGGTCGAGGCGGTGCGGACGGCGCTCGCCGGCTGA
- a CDS encoding alpha/beta hydrolase translates to MRPATRQRLRLSTGTGLSFTTAGDPSKPAVLLLHGFPGSADYFRDVVPELSQAAYVIAPDLPGFGESDVLPAPSFPAFGRAISELLDRLAVGPRYIYLHDFGAPAGFQIAMQAPEQVLGLIVQNANAHRAGLGPQWDPVIAYWSHPNPDNEAAATAHLTFEGTRNGYLGGMPPDVAARIPAEVWEEDWRVMQLPGRLDTQRALVKDYGNYVARFDELAEYLARRQPPSLMVWARHDPFFDLDEVLSWMRALPRMEAHVLDAGHKLLETHAAAAAPLMLDFIRRTQRDEARA, encoded by the coding sequence ATGCGCCCGGCGACCCGTCAACGACTTCGCTTGTCCACCGGCACGGGATTGTCCTTCACGACGGCAGGTGACCCCTCTAAGCCGGCGGTGCTGCTCCTGCACGGCTTTCCGGGCTCGGCGGACTACTTTCGTGACGTCGTGCCCGAGCTATCGCAGGCCGCATATGTCATCGCGCCGGATCTGCCTGGGTTCGGCGAGTCGGACGTTCTGCCGGCGCCTTCGTTTCCCGCCTTTGGCCGGGCGATCTCGGAGCTCCTGGATCGGCTCGCGGTCGGACCGCGCTACATCTACCTTCATGATTTCGGCGCGCCGGCGGGTTTTCAGATCGCCATGCAGGCGCCGGAACAAGTCCTGGGCCTCATCGTTCAGAACGCCAACGCTCATCGAGCCGGGCTCGGGCCGCAGTGGGACCCGGTGATCGCCTACTGGTCGCATCCAAACCCGGACAACGAGGCGGCTGCGACCGCGCATCTGACATTCGAGGGCACGCGCAACGGGTATCTCGGCGGGATGCCGCCGGACGTCGCCGCGCGGATCCCGGCCGAAGTCTGGGAGGAGGACTGGCGGGTGATGCAGTTGCCGGGCCGGCTGGACACGCAGCGAGCGCTCGTCAAGGACTATGGGAACTATGTCGCCCGGTTCGACGAACTCGCCGAATATCTCGCGCGCCGGCAGCCGCCTTCTCTGATGGTCTGGGCACGCCACGACCCCTTCTTCGATCTCGACGAGGTCCTGTCGTGGATGCGGGCGCTGCCGAGGATGGAAGCCCATGTTCTCGACGCCGGCCACAAGCTGCTCGAGACCCACGCAGCCGCAGCCGCCCCGCTCATGCTCGACTTCATTAGGCGCACCCAACGGGATGAAGCACGCGCGTGA
- a CDS encoding NADP-dependent isocitrate dehydrogenase: MAKIKVDNPVVELDGDEMTRIIWQFIKEKLIHPYLDIDLEYYDLGVESRDATDDQITIDAANAIKKHGVGVKCATITPDEARVEEFKLKKMWKSPNGTIRNILGGVIFREPIICRNVPRLVPGWTKPIIVGRHAFGDQYRATDFKFPGKGKLSIRFVGEDGQVIEHEVFDAPGSGVAMAMYNLDDSIRDFARASFNYGLQRGFPVYLSTKNTILKAYDGRFKDLFQEVYEAEFEAAFKEKKIWYEHRLIDDMVASSLKWSGGYVWACKNYDGDVQSDTVAQGFGSLGLMTSVLMTPDGKTVEAEAAHGTVTRHYRQHQKGEETSTNSIASIFAWTRGLAHRAKLDDNAELKRFAETLEKVCVDTVESGSMTKDLALLIGPDQPWLSTTGFLDKIDENLQKAMA; the protein is encoded by the coding sequence ATGGCGAAGATCAAGGTGGACAATCCCGTCGTCGAACTGGACGGCGACGAGATGACGCGCATCATCTGGCAGTTCATCAAGGAGAAGCTGATCCACCCCTATCTGGACATCGACCTCGAATATTACGACCTCGGGGTCGAATCGCGCGATGCCACCGACGACCAGATCACCATCGATGCGGCCAATGCGATCAAGAAGCACGGCGTCGGCGTGAAGTGCGCCACCATCACGCCGGACGAGGCGCGTGTGGAGGAATTCAAGCTCAAGAAGATGTGGAAGTCGCCCAACGGCACGATCCGCAACATCCTGGGCGGCGTGATCTTCCGCGAGCCGATCATCTGCCGCAACGTGCCGCGTCTCGTGCCCGGCTGGACGAAGCCGATCATCGTCGGCCGCCATGCCTTCGGCGACCAGTACCGCGCCACGGACTTCAAGTTCCCCGGCAAGGGCAAGCTCTCGATCAGGTTCGTCGGCGAGGACGGCCAGGTGATCGAACACGAGGTGTTCGACGCGCCGGGTTCCGGCGTGGCGATGGCCATGTACAACCTGGACGATTCGATCCGCGACTTCGCCCGCGCCTCCTTCAACTACGGCCTGCAGCGCGGCTTCCCGGTCTATCTCTCCACCAAGAACACGATTCTGAAGGCTTATGACGGCCGTTTCAAGGATCTCTTCCAGGAGGTGTACGAGGCCGAGTTCGAGGCCGCCTTCAAGGAAAAGAAGATCTGGTACGAGCACCGCCTGATCGACGACATGGTGGCCTCGAGCCTGAAATGGTCGGGCGGTTATGTCTGGGCCTGCAAGAACTATGACGGCGACGTACAGTCGGACACGGTGGCGCAAGGCTTCGGCTCGCTGGGCCTGATGACCTCGGTGCTGATGACGCCGGACGGAAAGACCGTGGAAGCGGAGGCCGCACACGGCACCGTCACGCGCCACTACCGCCAGCACCAGAAGGGCGAGGAGACCTCCACCAACTCCATCGCCTCGATCTTCGCCTGGACACGCGGGCTCGCCCACCGCGCCAAGCTCGACGACAATGCAGAGCTGAAGCGGTTCGCCGAGACGCTGGAGAAGGTCTGCGTGGATACGGTCGAATCAGGCTCCATGACCAAGGACCTCGCGCTCCTAATCGGGCCCGACCAGCCCTGGCTTTCCACCACCGGCTTCCTCGACAAGATCGACGAGAACCTGCAGAAGGCGATGGCCTGA
- a CDS encoding RNA methyltransferase, translating to MAGTDKHRELLAEGPAIILVEPQLGENIGMVARAMANFGLGELRLVNPRDGWPNEKARAAASRADHVIDGVQVFDGLAAAAADLQFIYATTARPRDNFKPVRGPVEATLELRARHGGGQKTGILFGRERWGLTNEEVAMADEIVTFPVNPAFASLNVAQAVLLMSYEWMKAGGEGVAPVSPERTPATREHLDSLMDYLDHVLSVRGYFRTDEKKPKMMDNLRALFTRPGFTVEELAVLRGVLVSLEKFSPAKPRGAGSPETD from the coding sequence ATGGCAGGCACGGACAAACACCGCGAACTGCTCGCCGAGGGGCCAGCGATCATCCTCGTCGAGCCGCAACTGGGCGAAAACATCGGCATGGTGGCGCGTGCCATGGCCAATTTCGGCTTGGGCGAACTGCGCCTCGTCAACCCGCGCGACGGCTGGCCGAACGAAAAGGCCAGGGCGGCTGCAAGCCGCGCCGATCATGTAATCGATGGGGTGCAGGTGTTCGACGGCCTTGCGGCGGCGGCGGCCGACCTTCAATTCATCTATGCCACGACGGCGCGCCCGCGCGACAATTTCAAGCCCGTACGCGGACCGGTGGAGGCGACGCTGGAACTGCGCGCGCGCCATGGGGGCGGGCAGAAGACGGGCATCCTCTTCGGCCGTGAGCGCTGGGGCCTCACGAACGAGGAGGTGGCGATGGCAGACGAGATCGTCACCTTTCCGGTCAACCCCGCTTTCGCCTCGCTCAACGTCGCGCAGGCGGTCCTGCTCATGTCCTATGAATGGATGAAGGCGGGAGGCGAGGGGGTGGCGCCCGTCTCGCCGGAGCGGACGCCGGCAACCCGCGAGCACCTTGATAGCCTGATGGACTATCTCGACCATGTGCTTTCCGTGCGCGGCTATTTCCGCACCGACGAGAAAAAGCCTAAGATGATGGACAATCTTAGGGCGCTCTTTACCCGGCCCGGCTTTACTGTGGAGGAGCTTGCCGTACTGCGCGGAGTGCTCGTCTCGCTGGAGAAGTTTTCGCCCGCGAAGCCGCGCGGGGCAGGCAGCCCGGAAACGGATTGA
- the murI gene encoding glutamate racemase: protein MTARANPILFFDSGIGGLSVVKEARVLLPEHPYVYVADDAAFPYGAWEEDALRARLVELFGQLIDRFSPSLIVIACNTASTLAIADLRAAYPGALFVGTVPAVKPAAERTHSGLVSVLATPGTVRRQYTRDLISAYAGKCHVRLVGSENLARLAEQYMREGFVDEEAVRVEISPCFIEQDARRTDIVVLACTHYPFLVNRMRKTAPWPVDWIDTSEAIARRALTLAETLPPPVRAEAPDSAFFTSGNPPASLRRLVSGFGFRLEGFPAFV, encoded by the coding sequence ATGACCGCGCGCGCGAACCCCATCCTCTTCTTCGATTCCGGCATCGGCGGGCTTTCCGTGGTGAAGGAAGCGCGGGTGCTCCTGCCGGAGCACCCTTACGTCTACGTGGCCGACGACGCCGCCTTCCCCTACGGCGCCTGGGAAGAGGATGCGCTGAGGGCGCGACTCGTGGAACTGTTCGGGCAATTGATCGACCGCTTTTCGCCTTCGCTCATCGTCATTGCCTGCAACACCGCATCCACCCTCGCCATCGCCGATCTGCGTGCGGCCTATCCCGGTGCGCTTTTCGTCGGCACGGTCCCGGCGGTGAAGCCGGCAGCCGAGCGCACGCACTCGGGTCTCGTGTCGGTGCTCGCCACGCCGGGCACGGTGAGGCGGCAATACACTCGCGACCTGATCAGCGCCTATGCGGGCAAGTGCCACGTGCGGCTGGTGGGAAGCGAGAACCTCGCGCGGCTCGCCGAGCAGTATATGCGCGAGGGATTCGTCGATGAAGAGGCGGTGCGTGTGGAGATCTCCCCCTGCTTCATCGAGCAGGACGCGAGGCGCACGGACATCGTCGTGCTCGCCTGCACGCACTACCCGTTCCTGGTCAACCGCATGCGCAAGACCGCGCCATGGCCGGTGGACTGGATCGACACGTCGGAAGCCATCGCAAGGCGGGCTCTGACCCTGGCGGAAACCCTGCCGCCGCCCGTCAGGGCGGAAGCACCGGACAGCGCCTTTTTCACCTCGGGAAATCCGCCCGCGAGCCTGCGCCGGCTCGTCTCCGGATTCGGGTTCCGCCTGGAAGGGTTTCCGGCCTTCGTCTAG
- the rpsD gene encoding 30S ribosomal protein S4 produces MSKRQSAKYKIDRRMGENIWGRPKSPVNRREYGPGQHGQRRKGKLSDFGQQLRAKQKLKGYYGDLSEKQFRRIYDEANRRKGETTENLIGLLESRLDAIVFRAKFVPTPFAARQFVNHGHVKVNGRRVNIPSFRCKPGDVIEVREKSKQLVLVLESVGLPERDVPDYIEADHNKMTAKYVRMPALADVPYAVQMEPNLVIEFYSR; encoded by the coding sequence ATGAGCAAACGCCAATCCGCGAAGTACAAGATCGATCGCCGCATGGGCGAGAACATCTGGGGCCGGCCGAAGTCGCCGGTCAACCGCCGTGAATACGGTCCGGGCCAGCACGGACAGCGCCGCAAGGGCAAGCTGTCGGACTTCGGCCAGCAGCTGCGCGCCAAGCAGAAGCTGAAGGGCTATTACGGCGATCTCTCCGAAAAGCAGTTCCGCCGCATCTATGACGAGGCGAACCGCCGCAAGGGCGAGACCACCGAGAACCTGATCGGCCTTCTGGAGTCGCGCCTCGATGCGATCGTCTTCCGCGCCAAATTCGTGCCGACGCCCTTCGCCGCGCGCCAGTTCGTGAATCACGGCCATGTGAAGGTGAACGGCCGCCGCGTCAACATCCCGTCCTTCCGCTGCAAGCCGGGCGACGTGATCGAGGTGCGCGAGAAGTCGAAGCAGCTCGTGCTGGTGCTGGAATCCGTGGGGTTGCCGGAGCGCGACGTGCCCGACTATATCGAGGCCGACCACAACAAGATGACCGCGAAATATGTGCGCATGCCGGCGCTGGCCGACGTGCCGTATGCGGTGCAGATGGAGCCGAATCTCGTCATCGAGTTCTATTCGCGCTGA
- the ttcA gene encoding tRNA 2-thiocytidine(32) synthetase TtcA produces MTIHQTPPQTTEQEDTAGHPLFADAPSSVEFNKLRKRLLRQTRQALDDFAMVRPGERWLVALSGGKDSYGLLAMLMELRWRGLLPVELLACNLDQGQPNFPKHILPDYLGRLGVPHRIEYQDTYSVVTEKIPENRTYCSLCSRLRRGHLYRIAREEGCSALVLGHHREDILETFFMNLFHGGRLAAMPPKLLNDEGDMLVLRPLAYCAEADLAKFAEAMRFPIIPCDLCGSQDGLQRNAMKAMLADIEKRMPGRKDTMIRALTNVRPSHLLDRKLFDFAGLGGSAPEKVSADAF; encoded by the coding sequence ATGACGATCCATCAGACGCCGCCGCAAACCACCGAACAGGAAGACACAGCCGGCCATCCGCTTTTTGCCGATGCCCCGTCCTCGGTGGAGTTCAACAAGCTGAGGAAGCGCCTGCTGCGCCAGACGAGGCAGGCGCTGGACGATTTTGCCATGGTCAGGCCTGGAGAGCGCTGGCTGGTGGCGCTTTCGGGCGGCAAGGACTCCTACGGCCTCCTGGCGATGCTGATGGAACTCCGATGGCGCGGGCTTCTGCCCGTCGAGCTTCTTGCCTGCAATCTCGACCAGGGGCAGCCGAACTTCCCGAAGCATATCCTGCCGGATTATCTCGGCCGACTCGGCGTGCCGCACCGCATCGAATACCAGGACACTTACTCTGTCGTGACGGAGAAGATCCCGGAAAACCGCACCTACTGCTCCCTCTGTTCGCGTCTGCGCCGCGGCCACCTCTATCGCATCGCGCGGGAGGAGGGTTGCTCCGCGCTGGTGCTCGGCCATCACCGCGAGGACATCCTCGAGACCTTTTTCATGAACCTGTTCCACGGAGGGCGACTCGCAGCCATGCCGCCAAAGCTTTTGAACGACGAGGGCGACATGTTGGTGCTGCGCCCGCTCGCCTATTGCGCGGAGGCCGATCTGGCGAAGTTTGCCGAAGCGATGCGTTTCCCCATCATCCCCTGTGATCTCTGCGGCAGCCAGGACGGCCTGCAGCGCAATGCGATGAAGGCGATGCTGGCCGATATCGAGAAGCGGATGCCGGGCCGCAAGGACACGATGATCCGCGCGCTCACCAATGTGCGCCCCTCGCATCTGCTCGACCGGAAGCTCTTCGATTTCGCCGGTCTTGGCGGTTCTGCGCCGGAAAAGGTTTCCGCTGATGCGTTTTGA
- a CDS encoding inositol monophosphatase family protein, whose amino-acid sequence MRFDERQVEWLADLLRSAAISEIMPRFRRLEEGAVRQKTSPTDLVTEADVNAERVITKALQERYPGALIVGEEACADEPSLLSGLGEAELAFVVDPVDGTFNFASGVPLFGVMLGVVVKGETVAGIIHDPVGDDWLIGVKGAGSHIRSADGTVSAARVAEPVPVSRMTGSISWQFMTEPERFRLARNHAKCLSHIGYRCAAHEYRLIARGHAHFAVYAKLMPWDHLPGTLIHQEAGGHVARFDGSAYRPFHTDGGLLVAPDSESWQRLREELWAA is encoded by the coding sequence ATGCGTTTTGACGAGCGACAGGTCGAGTGGCTGGCGGATCTTCTCCGCAGCGCCGCCATATCCGAGATCATGCCGCGCTTCCGCCGGCTCGAAGAGGGTGCCGTACGCCAGAAGACATCGCCCACCGATCTGGTGACGGAGGCCGACGTCAATGCCGAGCGCGTCATCACAAAGGCACTGCAGGAGCGCTATCCCGGCGCGCTGATCGTGGGCGAGGAAGCCTGCGCGGATGAACCGTCGCTTCTGTCCGGGCTCGGGGAGGCGGAACTCGCCTTCGTCGTCGATCCGGTGGACGGAACGTTCAATTTCGCCTCCGGCGTGCCGCTCTTCGGCGTTATGCTCGGCGTTGTCGTCAAAGGCGAGACAGTCGCAGGCATCATCCATGATCCCGTGGGCGACGATTGGCTGATCGGCGTGAAAGGGGCGGGCAGCCACATTCGGAGTGCGGACGGAACGGTTTCTGCGGCACGGGTGGCCGAACCCGTTCCGGTCTCCCGGATGACTGGCTCCATCTCGTGGCAGTTCATGACCGAGCCGGAGCGTTTCCGCCTCGCCAGAAACCACGCCAAGTGCCTCTCGCATATCGGCTATCGCTGCGCGGCCCATGAATACCGGTTGATCGCCAGGGGCCATGCGCATTTCGCCGTCTATGCGAAGCTGATGCCGTGGGATCACCTGCCCGGCACGCTGATCCATCAGGAAGCGGGCGGCCATGTCGCCCGCTTCGACGGCAGCGCCTACCGGCCGTTCCATACCGATGGCGGGCTCCTCGTCGCGCCGGACTCGGAGAGCTGGCAGCGTCTGCGGGAAGAGCTCTGGGCCGCCTGA
- a CDS encoding multidrug effflux MFS transporter encodes MDESIVREEPSSPALSIGKAEFIALAAALMALNAMAIDVMLPGLQQIGAALGVADENSRQFIISAYVAGLGVAQLFYGPVTDRFGRRNPLLFGLAIYVVTAFACAFAPSFGTLLAFRLVQGVGAAATRVIAISMIRDVYGGRRMAEVMSMVMMVFMIIPVVAPSLGQVAMFFGGWPSIFLLIGVMSFLVTMWVLFRLPETLAPEMQRSLSLRTIVEGFRLVVTNRVALCYALATTAIFGALFGFINSAQQIYVEIYHMGDLFPLMFALGAGLMALSSFTNSRFVGRFGMRRLSHGALVGFLLVNGVWLALALSGPVPFPLFFVLFSLAMFQFGWVGPNFNSIAMEPLGRVAGTAAAVLGFVTTIGGGLFGALIGQAFDGTLVPLAAGYFTLGAIGLILVLIGERGRLFQQVSPQV; translated from the coding sequence ATGGACGAATCGATTGTAAGAGAAGAGCCCTCTTCGCCTGCCTTATCGATCGGAAAGGCGGAATTCATTGCACTTGCTGCGGCCCTGATGGCGCTCAATGCGATGGCGATCGACGTGATGCTGCCTGGACTGCAGCAGATCGGCGCCGCCCTCGGCGTGGCCGACGAGAACAGCCGGCAGTTCATCATCAGCGCCTATGTCGCGGGCCTGGGTGTTGCACAGCTCTTCTACGGACCGGTCACCGACCGTTTCGGGCGCCGCAATCCCCTGCTTTTCGGTCTCGCCATCTATGTCGTCACCGCCTTCGCCTGCGCATTCGCGCCGAGCTTCGGCACCCTGCTCGCGTTCCGCCTCGTGCAGGGGGTCGGTGCGGCCGCAACGCGGGTGATCGCGATCTCCATGATACGCGACGTCTATGGCGGCCGTCGCATGGCCGAGGTCATGTCGATGGTCATGATGGTCTTCATGATCATCCCGGTGGTCGCGCCCAGCCTCGGCCAGGTGGCGATGTTCTTCGGGGGATGGCCGAGCATTTTCCTGCTGATCGGCGTCATGTCCTTCCTCGTCACGATGTGGGTTCTTTTCCGGCTTCCCGAAACGCTCGCACCGGAGATGCAGCGCTCGCTCTCCCTCCGCACGATCGTCGAGGGGTTCCGGCTTGTGGTGACGAACCGGGTGGCGCTCTGCTACGCACTGGCGACCACCGCCATCTTCGGTGCGCTGTTCGGCTTCATCAACTCCGCACAACAGATCTATGTGGAGATCTACCACATGGGCGATCTCTTCCCGCTGATGTTCGCGCTCGGCGCGGGATTGATGGCGCTGTCCTCCTTCACAAACTCGCGTTTCGTGGGCCGCTTCGGCATGCGCCGCCTGTCGCATGGGGCGCTCGTGGGCTTCCTGCTCGTCAACGGCGTGTGGCTCGCGCTGGCGCTCTCCGGCCCTGTACCGTTCCCGCTGTTCTTCGTGCTCTTCTCGCTGGCGATGTTCCAGTTCGGCTGGGTCGGACCGAATTTCAACTCGATCGCGATGGAGCCGCTCGGCCGTGTGGCGGGCACAGCGGCCGCCGTGCTGGGCTTCGTGACCACAATCGGCGGCGGGCTTTTCGGCGCGCTGATCGGCCAGGCTTTCGACGGCACCCTCGTGCCGCTTGCCGCCGGCTATTTCACGCTGGGCGCGATCGGGCTCATCCTGGTGCTGATCGGCGAGCGCGGACGCCTGTTCCAGCAGGTGAGCCCGCAGGTCTAG
- the grxD gene encoding Grx4 family monothiol glutaredoxin — protein MSGISEFIENEVKTNDVVLFMKGTPGFPQCGFSGQLVQILDYLNVDYKGINVLTSDELRQGIKEYSNWPTIPQLYVKGEFVGGCDIVREMFQAGELQSFLEEKEVSARGAA, from the coding sequence ATGAGCGGCATCAGCGAATTCATCGAAAACGAAGTGAAGACGAACGACGTGGTTCTCTTCATGAAGGGTACGCCAGGCTTCCCGCAGTGCGGATTTTCCGGCCAGCTCGTGCAGATCCTCGACTATCTCAATGTCGATTATAAGGGCATCAACGTGCTTACTTCCGACGAGCTGCGCCAGGGGATCAAGGAATACTCCAACTGGCCGACCATTCCCCAGCTTTACGTGAAGGGCGAGTTTGTCGGCGGCTGCGACATCGTGCGCGAGATGTTCCAGGCGGGCGAACTGCAGTCGTTCCTGGAAGAAAAAGAGGTGAGCGCCCGCGGCGCGGCCTGA
- a CDS encoding BolA family transcriptional regulator, which translates to MAMRAGDIERLIKESIPDAKVTIRDLAGDGDHYAAEVVAESFRGKSRVQQHQMVYDALKGNMGGVLHALALQTSVPE; encoded by the coding sequence ATGGCGATGCGTGCCGGCGACATCGAGCGCCTCATCAAGGAATCCATACCCGACGCCAAAGTCACCATCCGCGATCTTGCGGGTGACGGCGACCATTACGCGGCGGAAGTCGTGGCCGAGAGTTTCCGGGGCAAGAGCCGCGTTCAGCAGCACCAGATGGTCTATGACGCGCTCAAGGGCAATATGGGCGGCGTGCTCCATGCGCTCGCCCTGCAGACGAGCGTGCCGGAGTAG